A region from the Drosophila ananassae strain 14024-0371.13 chromosome 2L, ASM1763931v2, whole genome shotgun sequence genome encodes:
- the LOC6500680 gene encoding synaptic vesicle glycoprotein 2B, producing MSSEQSQQDVEAKANTVAPKNESGDRSAGHDYEDVLQLIGFGRVQWIVLLAAGLLLMMVINETMGMSYITIVSQCDFEMNSKDKAIMSAASFIGIFCSSYFWGYLSDTIGRRPVLIYTTIAGNVLSVCSIFIPNYWFYVFLRFGVGFFIAGASSTTYAYLGEFFTPRHRPIAINYASLFVGISTVYVPAIAWLVLSMDWSISVTDDFAFRPWRLLTICYMLPGVIGTIMLWTLPESPKILLSLHKTEEAFSVADWIAVKNSGKHLHEFKVQKLKTEGCSDGENILLISKSASATIKKMWKETLPLLKRPHLVNFVISCTIMCGLFFSSSGMGLWYPEIQNRLGSADSDNLTVCNVIDASIDQMQANQTNKVCDDHINTKSYVDTITYGTALIVGYILMGLVINKIGRKASIFLGLTFAGACALALIWIKDDVAIVIAFCLYLVLPGLCISILSGAVVDLVPTHLRGKAVCICLMLGRTGSVFGSNIIGVLLDAYCTATFGVFSGFVLLCALLTLILPI from the exons ATGTCTTCGGAACAAAGCCAACAAGACGTTGAGGCAAAAGCAAACACGGTTGCCCCAAAAAATGAAAGTGGAGATCGGAGTGCTGGTCACGATTATGAGGATGTGCTTCAACTAATCG GATTCGGGCGTGTGCAATGGATTGTCCTCTTGGCGGCAGGACTCCTCCTGATGATGGTCATAAACGAGACCATGGGCATGTCCTATATAACCATTGTGTCCCAGTGTGATTTTGAAATGAATTCAAAAGATAAAGCCATTATGAGTGCTGCCAGTTTTATCG GAATATTCTGTTCCTCATATTTTTGGGGATATTTGAGTGACACTATAGGTCGCAGACCGGTATTGATTTATACCACCATTGCTGGAAATGTGCTATCTGTGTGCTCTATTTTTATTCCAAACTATTGGTTCTACGTCTTTCTACGTTTTGGTGTAGGATTCTT CATTGCTGGAGCCTCTTCCACGACTTATGCGTACTTGGGAGAATTCTTTACTCCCCGACACCGTCCCATTGCCATAAACTACGCCAGTCTTTTTGTGGGAATTTCCACGGTCTATGTGCCAG CCATTGCCTGGCTGGTGCTATCCATGGATTGGAGTATTAGTGTGACGGATGACTTTGCTTTCCGTCCTTGGCGACTTCTTACCATTTGCTATATGCTCCCCGGAGTAATAGGAACCATAATGCTGTGGACTTTACCGGAAAGTCCCAAGATTCTATTGTCCTTACACAAAACGGAAGAGGCTTTTTCGGTAGCGGATTGGATTGCAGTGAAAAACTCAGGGAAACATTTGCATGAATTCAAAgtacaaaaactaaaaacagaAGGTTGTTCTGATGGAGAGAATATTCTACTCATATCTAAATCAGC ATCAGCAACCATAAAGAAAATGTGGAAGGAAACACTGCCACTTCTGAAAAGACCGCACCTGGTAAACTTTGTTATAAGTTGCACAATCATGTGTGGCCTATTTTTCAG TTCCTCTGGCATGGGTCTTTGGTATCCAGAGATTCAAAACCGTTTGGGTTCTGCGGACTCTGACAATTTAACAGTCTGCAACGTTATCGATGCCTCCATTGATCAAATGCAAGCCAATCAGACTAATAAA GTGTGTGATGATCACATAAACACCAAGAGCTACGTTGATACAATCACTTATGGAACCGCCTTAATAGTGGGCTACATCTTAATGGGCCTTGTCATAAACAAAATTGGACGAAAGGCTTCCATTTTCCTTGGCCTTACCTTCGCTGGAGCCTGTGCTCTAGCCCTGATTTGGATCAAAGACGATGTGGCTATTGTGATAGCCTTCTGTTTGTATTTGGTCCTGCCAGGGCTTTGCATATCGATCCTCAGTGGAGCTGTAGTGGATCTTGTTCCAACCCATCTCCGCGGAAAAGCAGTATGTATTTGTCTGATGCTCGGAAGAACAGGAAGCGTTTTTGGTAGCAACATTATTGGAGTACTACTGGACGCCTATTGCACTGCGACATTCGGGGTTTTCTCTGGATTTGTTTTAC TCTGCGCCTTATTGACGTTGATACTGCCTATTTGA
- the LOC6499880 gene encoding SAYSvFN domain-containing protein 1: MADFQEQLRQYRLQKKRQETVNNFKDKLRRFWMLGTGTNKDTTIEVQQDLEPTTKSLEKQSDDETVFSSENELLPEEDNTAPASGSTDHHFKENNTLKYILWVVYFLFWVTVYVIAIELKFGLVYLMFSALFGIYFNTRTGPKKRNEMSAYSVFNKNCESIDGTLKAEQFEREIRYGSGSVR, encoded by the exons ATGGCTGATTTTCAAGAACAATTGCGACAATATCGCCTTCAGAAAAAGCGGCAGGAAAcagtaaataattttaaagacAAACTGAGAAGATTCTGGATGTTGGGCACCGGGACGAATAAAGATACAACAATCGAGGTCCAACAG GATCTAGAACCTACAACAAAAAGCTTAGAAAAACAATCGGATGACGAGACAGTTTTCTCCAGTGAAAATGAACTGCTGCCAGAGGAAGATAATACCGCACCCGCATCCGGATCTACAGATCATCACTTCAAGGAAAACAATACCCTAAAGTACATCCTTTGGGTTGTTTACTTTCTGTTTTGGGTAACCGTTTATGTGATAGCCATTGAGCTAAAGTTCGGCCTGGTCTACCTTATGTTTTCGGCTCTGTTTGGGATCTATTTCAACACCAGGACGGGTCCAAAGAAACGGAACGAGATGAGCGCCTACAGtgtttttaacaaaaattgcGAAAGCATTGATGGGACTCTGAAGGCCGAACAATTTGAACGTGAAATCCGATATGGATCGGGAAGTGTACGATAG